A single Bacillus sp. OxB-1 DNA region contains:
- the flhF gene encoding flagellar biosynthesis protein FlhF gives MKMKKYSAETMVEAMKKVRNDFGDDAIILSSNVVKTKGFLGLFKKTTVEVVAGFDEPASPSPERLPDLPVQINEGKEDKTAQELKKEMNEMKKMLHAMQQSTVHSQLPDELKPLLSHLESQGLAQGLVARLGEQLFSRMKAEKKDFTFDEQIGFIKKQLEQDLEGLPFGGISFDKKYINVLGPTGVGKTTTIAKIAARALLEKKRKIGFITTDTYRIAAIEQLRTYANLLQAPVEIAYNSEDFEAALEKLRDRDLIFIDTAGRNYKDSKFVDDLKRLINFTLDMESFLVLSMTSKEEDMKVIVEQFNSFPIEKFIFTKVDETGSIGSMFNLMLEHRIGTAYITDGQEVPEDIAEADREKLIALLLEGAAHA, from the coding sequence ATGAAAATGAAAAAATACAGTGCCGAAACGATGGTGGAGGCCATGAAGAAAGTCCGTAATGATTTCGGAGACGATGCGATCATTCTCAGTTCGAATGTCGTGAAGACGAAAGGCTTCCTCGGACTTTTCAAAAAGACGACCGTCGAGGTGGTCGCGGGTTTTGACGAACCGGCAAGCCCTTCTCCGGAGCGGCTTCCGGATCTTCCTGTCCAGATCAACGAGGGAAAAGAGGATAAAACCGCACAGGAATTGAAGAAAGAAATGAATGAAATGAAAAAAATGCTGCATGCGATGCAACAATCCACAGTCCATTCCCAATTGCCGGATGAGCTGAAACCGCTACTCTCCCACTTGGAGAGCCAGGGGCTGGCGCAAGGACTGGTCGCACGCCTAGGGGAACAGCTATTTAGCCGGATGAAAGCGGAAAAGAAAGACTTCACTTTTGATGAACAAATAGGCTTTATCAAGAAACAATTGGAACAGGACTTGGAAGGCTTGCCGTTCGGCGGCATTTCATTTGATAAAAAGTATATTAACGTGCTTGGACCCACAGGTGTCGGCAAAACGACGACTATCGCAAAAATTGCTGCGCGGGCACTGCTTGAGAAAAAGAGGAAAATCGGTTTCATTACGACAGATACATACCGGATTGCGGCCATTGAACAGTTGAGGACGTATGCCAATCTCCTGCAGGCACCGGTTGAAATTGCATATAACAGCGAGGATTTCGAGGCAGCGCTTGAGAAATTACGGGACCGGGATCTTATTTTCATTGACACGGCAGGGCGCAACTACAAAGATTCGAAGTTTGTAGATGATTTGAAGCGGCTGATCAATTTCACGCTGGATATGGAATCCTTCCTCGTCCTTTCCATGACTTCAAAGGAAGAGGATATGAAAGTCATCGTGGAACAATTCAACTCATTTCCCATCGAGAAGTTCATTTTCACTAAAGTGGATGAGACGGGCTCGATCGGTTCCATGTTCAATTTGATGCTGGAACACCGGATCGGGACTGCCTATATAACGGACGGACAAGAAGTTCCGGAAGATATAGCGGAGGCCGACAGGGAAAAGCTGATCGCCTTGCTGCTGGAGGGGGCTGCCCATGCGTGA
- a CDS encoding MinD/ParA family protein: MRDQAESLRMKMLKSQGELARSVAIVSGKGGVGKSNFSTNFAYALTTKGKKVIIVDMDIGMGNVHILLGTSPAYNLKDYLIGKKRLDEVMNEVPEGLTFISGGSGMDSVMEWSEQMFVRLLKAFEYLQKEYDVILFDMGAGATQRSIELLLSVDEIIVISTTEPTSITDAYSMMKFISLKDPEKSFHIVSNRVGKGEDGTETTSRLQFAMRKFLQVETKVLGYLPEDPLVHKAVVAQKPFLLLYPNAPVSRRMKLIADAFADPQIAMDSRKGEGFLNKLRKMFTKGSG, encoded by the coding sequence ATGCGTGATCAGGCCGAGTCGCTGCGAATGAAAATGCTTAAATCCCAAGGAGAACTGGCACGCTCCGTCGCCATCGTCAGCGGGAAAGGAGGAGTCGGTAAATCCAATTTCTCCACGAATTTCGCCTACGCCTTAACGACGAAAGGAAAAAAAGTGATCATCGTCGATATGGATATCGGAATGGGCAACGTCCATATTTTGCTCGGCACCTCCCCCGCATATAATTTAAAGGACTATTTAATTGGGAAAAAGCGTTTGGACGAAGTCATGAATGAAGTGCCTGAAGGGTTGACTTTCATATCCGGCGGGTCCGGCATGGATTCTGTCATGGAGTGGTCGGAGCAGATGTTTGTCCGTCTTCTGAAAGCGTTCGAATATTTACAGAAGGAATACGATGTCATCCTGTTCGACATGGGGGCGGGCGCAACACAGCGCTCCATCGAGTTGCTGCTATCCGTCGATGAAATCATCGTCATCTCGACGACTGAACCGACATCCATTACAGATGCGTATTCCATGATGAAATTCATCTCCTTAAAGGATCCCGAGAAATCGTTCCATATTGTCAGCAACCGTGTCGGCAAAGGAGAGGATGGAACGGAAACGACATCCCGGCTCCAGTTTGCCATGCGGAAATTCTTACAAGTGGAGACGAAAGTGTTAGGCTATTTACCGGAAGATCCGCTTGTCCATAAAGCGGTCGTTGCCCAGAAGCCGTTCCTGTTGCTCTATCCGAACGCCCCGGTTTCCAGGCGGATGAAGTTGATTGCGGATGCATTCGCCGATCCGCAGATAGCCATGGATTCCCGGAAAGGGGAGGGCTTCCTCAATAAATTGAGAAAGATGTTTACGAAGGGAAGTGGATGA
- a CDS encoding protein-glutamate methylesterase/protein-glutamine glutaminase, translating to MLVVDDSAFMRKLISDYLSEHPAMEVVGTARNGKMAIEKVKELKPDVVTMDIEMPVMNGLDALKTIMATNPVPVVMLSSTTKLGAENTMLAMEYGAVDFVAKPGGAISLNLHEVKEEILRKVAAASGVQIGQLTRKLSVKTSPQAPIFEFNKPSRLLEETSMSVFHNKPAHILQNRFSKFEKTFVIIGTSTGGPRALQEVLTRLPASFGYPILIVQHMPPGFTKSLAERLDGLSEITVKEAEDGELITDGVAYIAPGGKHLKFNKQGAQYFISLDDGEPPRKGHRPSVDVLLESAAAHEELNYLTVIMTGMGYDGKLGMERLRKNGKTVTISESEKTAVVYGMPRAIEEADLADQVVDLQEIPDSIMEILKS from the coding sequence GTGCTAGTAGTAGATGATTCGGCATTTATGCGAAAACTCATATCGGACTACCTTTCGGAACACCCTGCCATGGAAGTTGTCGGAACTGCGCGGAACGGGAAAATGGCGATTGAAAAAGTGAAGGAACTGAAACCGGATGTCGTCACCATGGATATCGAAATGCCGGTTATGAATGGGTTGGACGCTTTGAAAACCATCATGGCTACTAATCCTGTCCCCGTTGTCATGTTATCGAGCACGACAAAACTCGGTGCCGAGAATACGATGCTGGCAATGGAATATGGAGCCGTCGATTTTGTCGCTAAACCGGGTGGTGCCATTTCCTTGAATCTTCATGAAGTGAAGGAGGAAATCTTACGTAAGGTGGCTGCGGCATCTGGCGTTCAAATTGGACAGTTGACTCGGAAACTTTCGGTTAAGACCTCTCCCCAAGCCCCTATTTTTGAATTCAATAAACCGTCTCGGTTGCTAGAAGAGACCAGTATGTCGGTCTTCCACAACAAACCGGCACATATTTTACAAAATAGATTTTCCAAATTCGAGAAGACATTTGTTATAATAGGTACATCGACAGGGGGACCTCGTGCCCTGCAAGAGGTGCTGACCCGTTTGCCGGCTTCGTTCGGCTATCCGATTTTGATTGTCCAACATATGCCGCCGGGGTTTACGAAATCATTGGCGGAACGGTTGGACGGGCTAAGTGAAATAACGGTGAAAGAGGCGGAAGATGGTGAGTTGATCACCGATGGAGTGGCGTATATCGCTCCGGGCGGAAAGCATTTGAAGTTCAATAAGCAAGGCGCTCAGTATTTTATAAGTCTAGATGATGGCGAACCTCCACGAAAAGGCCATCGTCCTTCCGTTGATGTTTTGCTGGAATCGGCGGCAGCACATGAAGAGTTGAACTATTTGACAGTCATCATGACCGGGATGGGATATGACGGGAAATTAGGAATGGAACGTCTCCGGAAAAATGGCAAAACGGTAACAATATCGGAATCGGAAAAAACAGCAGTCGTCTATGGAATGCCGCGGGCTATAGAAGAAGCGGACTTGGCGGATCAAGTGGTGGATTTACAAGAGATTCCGGATTCGATAATGGAAATTCTAAAGTCTTAA
- a CDS encoding chemotaxis protein CheA, with the protein MDTNQYLEMFIEESREHLQACNEHLLELEQNPQDLGIVNEIFRSAHTLKGMSATMGYEDIADLTHKMENVLDAIRNAKIRVTTEILDVVFQAVDYLEEMVLDISSGGSGKKDVSDLVRSLNSIESGGGVSAPVAAETAAAVVEEESAGTGDVSLSYDDFEMTVIGQSFEQGFSAYEISIRLREDCLLKAARVFMVFEILEKAGEIIKSVPSVEKLENEEFDEQFIVALLTKEQASDLEAKVMKVSEVESVTVNAITQEYLIHDRREKEESAVKAAAEQPKEVAVVEKQVVEKSKRSNSSQHANKTIRVNIDRLDILMNLFEELVIDRGRLQSIASELHNPELTETTERMTRISGDLQNIILNMRMIPVETVFNRFPKMVRQLARELNKKITLEIVGAETELDRTVIDEIGDPLVHLIRNALDHGIESPEERIAKGKPETGTVTLRAYHSGNHVFIELEDDGAGVNRQRVLAKAISNGLVNEEMAESMTDRQVAELILASGFSTAEKISDVSGRGVGLDVVKNTIESLGGHISIESKEGQGSLFQVQLPLTLSIISVMLVEIDKEVYAIPLSSIIETAIIQTTDIMNAHNQKVIDFRGNIVPLVNLKEIFEIPDNELASDGFQSVVIVRKGEKLAGLVVDSFIGQQEIVLKSLGNYLQSVFAISGATILGNGQVALIVDCNSLIK; encoded by the coding sequence ATGGATACGAATCAGTATTTGGAAATGTTCATCGAAGAAAGCAGAGAGCATCTGCAAGCGTGTAACGAGCATTTATTGGAACTGGAGCAAAATCCGCAAGATCTGGGGATCGTCAATGAGATTTTCCGCTCGGCCCATACGTTGAAAGGCATGTCAGCCACGATGGGGTACGAAGATATCGCAGATTTGACACATAAGATGGAAAATGTCCTCGATGCGATTCGAAATGCGAAAATCCGGGTGACGACTGAAATACTCGATGTCGTTTTCCAGGCCGTCGACTATTTGGAGGAGATGGTATTGGACATTTCTTCCGGCGGATCAGGCAAGAAGGACGTCAGTGATTTGGTACGTTCTTTGAACAGCATCGAGTCGGGCGGCGGAGTCAGCGCACCGGTAGCAGCCGAAACGGCTGCTGCGGTCGTTGAGGAAGAAAGTGCCGGCACCGGAGACGTTTCACTGAGCTATGACGATTTTGAAATGACAGTTATCGGCCAATCATTCGAACAAGGTTTCAGTGCGTATGAGATTTCGATTCGGTTGCGCGAGGACTGCCTACTGAAAGCAGCGCGGGTATTCATGGTGTTCGAAATCCTGGAAAAAGCAGGGGAAATCATTAAATCCGTTCCAAGCGTCGAAAAGCTGGAGAACGAGGAATTCGATGAACAATTCATCGTCGCCCTCCTGACAAAAGAACAAGCGAGTGATTTGGAAGCGAAAGTGATGAAGGTGTCGGAAGTCGAATCAGTGACAGTCAATGCCATCACACAGGAATATTTGATCCATGATAGGCGGGAAAAAGAAGAGAGTGCTGTGAAAGCGGCGGCGGAACAGCCGAAAGAAGTTGCGGTCGTCGAGAAGCAAGTCGTGGAGAAGAGCAAACGCTCGAACTCATCCCAGCATGCCAATAAAACAATCCGGGTCAACATCGATCGGCTCGATATCTTGATGAATTTATTTGAAGAATTGGTCATTGACCGGGGGAGACTGCAGTCCATTGCAAGTGAGCTGCATAATCCGGAATTGACGGAAACGACGGAACGGATGACCCGCATTTCCGGCGATCTTCAAAACATTATATTGAATATGCGGATGATCCCGGTTGAAACGGTGTTCAATCGGTTCCCGAAAATGGTCAGGCAGCTAGCCCGCGAATTGAATAAGAAAATTACATTGGAAATTGTCGGAGCGGAGACCGAGCTGGACCGGACCGTTATCGATGAAATTGGGGATCCTCTTGTGCACTTGATCCGCAATGCACTCGATCACGGGATTGAAAGCCCGGAAGAGCGTATTGCAAAAGGAAAGCCGGAAACGGGAACAGTGACATTGCGCGCTTACCATTCCGGCAACCACGTGTTCATCGAGCTGGAGGATGACGGAGCGGGAGTCAATCGGCAACGGGTGTTGGCCAAAGCCATTTCGAACGGCTTAGTCAATGAAGAGATGGCGGAATCGATGACCGATCGTCAAGTGGCCGAACTTATTTTGGCTTCGGGATTCTCCACGGCAGAGAAGATTTCCGACGTCTCCGGCCGGGGGGTCGGGTTGGATGTCGTCAAGAATACGATTGAATCGCTGGGCGGTCATATTTCCATCGAGTCGAAAGAAGGGCAAGGTTCTTTATTCCAAGTACAATTGCCTCTGACATTGTCGATCATTTCCGTCATGCTTGTTGAAATCGATAAGGAAGTTTATGCAATTCCTCTTTCCTCGATCATTGAGACGGCGATTATCCAAACGACGGATATTATGAATGCCCATAATCAGAAAGTCATTGATTTCCGAGGCAACATCGTACCGCTGGTCAATTTGAAGGAGATTTTTGAAATACCGGATAACGAGTTGGCTTCGGACGGATTCCAATCGGTCGTCATCGTACGCAAAGGGGAGAAGCTGGCGGGCTTGGTAGTCGATTCTTTCATTGGCCAGCAGGAGATCGTCTTGAAATCGCTCGGGAATTATTTGCAAAGCGTCTTTGCGATTTCCGGTGCGACGATTCTTGGAAATGGACAGGTTGCATTGATCGTGGATTGCAACTCATTGATCAAATAG
- a CDS encoding chemotaxis protein CheW — protein sequence MVELQEQKEMKVIVFQLMDKEYAIGVDVVQSIEKLLSITRVPKTPSYVKGVINLRGVVTPIVDLRDRFGLDLKEMDDSTRIIIVSLEEFEVGLIVDAANDVLDIPLQSIEPQPEVVGTIESEFISGVAKVDKRLLVMLNLDKVLEPIKRVSTDER from the coding sequence ATGGTTGAACTGCAAGAGCAAAAAGAAATGAAAGTGATCGTATTCCAATTGATGGACAAGGAATATGCAATCGGGGTAGATGTCGTCCAATCCATCGAGAAGCTGCTCTCCATCACCCGGGTGCCGAAGACGCCTTCTTACGTCAAAGGGGTAATCAACCTTCGTGGAGTCGTCACGCCGATCGTCGATTTACGGGATCGTTTCGGATTGGACTTAAAGGAAATGGATGATAGTACACGAATCATCATCGTGTCATTGGAGGAGTTCGAAGTCGGCCTCATTGTGGACGCGGCGAATGATGTTCTGGACATTCCGCTTCAATCCATCGAGCCGCAGCCCGAGGTGGTTGGCACGATCGAATCCGAATTTATTTCCGGCGTAGCGAAAGTGGACAAGCGGCTTCTCGTCATGTTGAATCTGGATAAAGTGCTCGAACCGATTAAAAGGGTGTCAACGGATGAACGTTGA
- a CDS encoding chemotaxis protein CheC yields MNVDNQITDLHLDVLKEIGNIGAAHAATSMSQLLGRKIDMHVPNVALVSFDEMFDLAGGSEEIVAGIFLRIEGDLSGSMFFVLPLDSANRFIRRLIGDEEFDFNSFPINEMGISAMQEIGNILSGSYLSALSDFTGLKIYPTVPSLSVDMVGAIVSFGLIEVSHYSDEVIVIDTQMMEEGAGEKAVVDGHFFLLPDPSSYITIFRSLGVL; encoded by the coding sequence ATGAACGTTGATAATCAGATTACCGATCTGCATTTGGACGTTCTGAAAGAGATTGGTAATATCGGGGCGGCTCACGCGGCCACTTCCATGTCCCAACTGCTGGGGCGCAAGATCGATATGCATGTGCCGAATGTGGCTCTTGTGTCGTTTGATGAAATGTTTGACTTGGCGGGCGGTTCCGAGGAAATCGTAGCGGGCATTTTCTTGCGGATCGAGGGCGATTTATCGGGAAGCATGTTTTTCGTCCTCCCGCTCGACTCGGCAAACCGATTCATCCGGCGATTGATCGGAGATGAGGAATTCGATTTCAATTCGTTTCCAATTAATGAGATGGGGATTTCGGCCATGCAGGAAATCGGCAATATCTTGTCGGGTTCCTATCTTTCCGCTCTGTCCGACTTCACCGGCCTGAAGATCTACCCGACCGTTCCTTCGCTAAGCGTGGATATGGTGGGGGCTATCGTCAGTTTTGGGCTGATCGAAGTTTCCCATTACAGCGATGAAGTGATCGTCATTGATACACAGATGATGGAAGAGGGGGCAGGCGAGAAAGCGGTTGTGGATGGCCACTTTTTCTTATTGCCGGACCCGTCGTCCTACATAACCATTTTCCGTTCGTTAGGTGTGCTGTGA
- a CDS encoding chemotaxis protein CheD, giving the protein MKVLNQVVRVGIADMNIVAEPDTIRTSGLGSCVGVVLYDEKKKIAGLLHVMLPDSSLGKSDKINVAKFADTGVYSLMEMLKQAGARPLSLKAKIAGGSQMFQFGSSDTIRIGPRNVEAVKKELKRLSIPLIAEDTGGSSGRTIEFDPSTSKLQVRTVNADTKEI; this is encoded by the coding sequence ATGAAAGTCTTGAATCAGGTCGTTCGCGTCGGGATAGCGGACATGAATATCGTGGCGGAGCCGGACACGATCCGGACATCCGGCCTCGGTTCATGTGTCGGTGTCGTATTATATGATGAAAAGAAGAAGATCGCAGGCTTGCTTCACGTCATGCTGCCGGATTCGAGCCTTGGCAAATCCGATAAGATCAATGTCGCCAAGTTTGCGGATACGGGTGTTTATTCCTTGATGGAGATGCTGAAGCAAGCGGGCGCCCGTCCATTGTCCTTGAAGGCGAAAATTGCGGGTGGATCGCAAATGTTCCAATTCGGTTCAAGCGATACGATCCGCATCGGCCCTCGGAATGTGGAAGCGGTTAAAAAAGAATTGAAGCGATTATCCATTCCCCTAATTGCAGAAGATACGGGCGGTTCCAGCGGGCGGACAATCGAATTCGATCCTTCGACTTCAAAATTGCAAGTGCGGACAGTCAACGCAGATACAAAGGAAATTTGA
- a CDS encoding FliA/WhiG family RNA polymerase sigma factor, whose amino-acid sequence MSKQDLTEEAAYWDLWIKERDPDAGDMLVRKYLPLVTYHVQRISSGLPRNVSRDDIMSLGMNGLFDALTKFDPSRDLKFDTYASFRVRGSIIDGLRKEDWLPRSSREKSKKLEEEISKLEQKLQRHATAEEIAEHVGMPVEEVYQTVHEHYFSNVLSIDEKINDEDEDNQKSFVLKDERSKTPEETTMMSELIGDLAAKIKELNRNEQLVLNLFYTEEMTLTEIGEILNLSTSRISQIHSKALFKLRKLLTPEIVDGGIL is encoded by the coding sequence ATGTCAAAGCAGGATTTGACGGAGGAAGCGGCATATTGGGATCTGTGGATCAAGGAACGCGATCCGGATGCGGGTGATATGCTTGTTCGAAAATACCTCCCACTCGTGACATACCATGTTCAGCGGATCAGCTCCGGGTTGCCGCGCAACGTCTCCCGGGACGATATTATGAGTCTTGGAATGAACGGACTGTTTGATGCGCTGACCAAATTCGATCCGAGCAGGGATCTGAAGTTCGATACATACGCTTCGTTCCGGGTCCGCGGGTCGATCATTGACGGACTGCGCAAGGAAGATTGGCTTCCCCGCTCATCGCGGGAAAAATCGAAAAAGCTGGAAGAGGAAATTTCGAAGTTGGAACAGAAGCTTCAACGCCATGCGACCGCTGAGGAAATCGCCGAACATGTCGGAATGCCCGTGGAGGAAGTCTATCAGACGGTGCATGAACATTATTTCTCGAATGTCCTTTCCATCGATGAAAAGATCAATGACGAGGATGAGGATAACCAGAAATCGTTCGTCTTGAAAGATGAGAGATCCAAAACGCCTGAAGAAACGACGATGATGTCCGAATTGATCGGTGACCTTGCAGCGAAAATCAAAGAATTGAATCGAAATGAACAACTTGTCCTGAACCTGTTTTATACAGAGGAAATGACTTTGACAGAGATCGGGGAAATCCTGAACCTATCAACATCCCGGATATCTCAAATTCATTCCAAGGCACTTTTCAAGTTGCGTAAATTATTGACGCCTGAAATTGTCGATGGAGGGATCCTATGA
- a CDS encoding DUF6115 domain-containing protein, whose product MIWIVMIALFILQVFGFYILALLYMKVSKFDDLERKQRKLMEEMDDSIVAYLSEMKDENERLVELLSQRGELAAAGERVERGPESRPVVKEAEAARPIPVEPPKMPINLAIKSYSQTTGKPKGEEPGMPRMESEQPDLRSRIFQLHDAGLSEEEIAKKLGKGRTEIELILKFR is encoded by the coding sequence ATGATTTGGATAGTAATGATTGCACTTTTCATTTTACAAGTATTCGGTTTTTATATTCTTGCACTGCTCTACATGAAAGTGTCGAAATTTGATGACCTGGAAAGAAAGCAAAGAAAATTGATGGAAGAGATGGATGATTCGATCGTCGCCTATTTATCCGAAATGAAGGATGAAAATGAACGCCTCGTCGAATTGCTCAGCCAACGAGGCGAGCTGGCTGCCGCTGGCGAACGAGTGGAACGGGGACCTGAATCCCGTCCTGTCGTAAAGGAAGCCGAGGCTGCCCGGCCGATTCCAGTCGAACCGCCGAAAATGCCGATCAATCTGGCTATCAAATCATACAGTCAGACGACCGGAAAGCCGAAGGGCGAAGAACCGGGAATGCCCCGCATGGAATCGGAACAACCGGATCTACGAAGCCGAATATTCCAGCTGCATGACGCAGGGCTCTCCGAGGAAGAGATCGCGAAAAAACTCGGAAAAGGCCGTACTGAAATCGAGTTGATTTTGAAATTCAGATGA
- the rpsB gene encoding 30S ribosomal protein S2 — translation MSVISMKQLLEAGVHFGHQTRRWNPKMKKYIFMERNGIYIIDLQKTVKKLEEAYAYMRQVGADGGKVLFVGTKKQAQDAIKEEAERAGMFYINQRWLGGTLTNFGTIQKRVARMKAIEKMEEDGTFSVLPKKEVAQLKKEHERLVKFLGGIRDMKSLPDVMFVVDPRKERIAVAEAIKLNIPLVGIVDTNCDPDEIDYIIPANDDAIRAVRLLTSKMADALIESRQGEDDEVTEEEAVAAE, via the coding sequence ATGTCAGTAATCTCAATGAAACAACTGCTTGAAGCTGGTGTACACTTCGGACACCAAACACGTCGTTGGAACCCGAAAATGAAAAAATATATTTTCATGGAGCGTAACGGGATCTACATCATCGACCTTCAAAAAACAGTGAAAAAACTGGAAGAAGCTTATGCGTACATGCGCCAAGTCGGTGCAGACGGAGGGAAGGTCCTTTTCGTCGGTACGAAAAAACAAGCGCAAGACGCTATCAAGGAAGAAGCGGAACGCGCTGGAATGTTCTACATCAACCAACGTTGGCTTGGTGGAACACTTACAAACTTCGGCACAATCCAAAAACGTGTCGCACGTATGAAAGCAATCGAGAAAATGGAAGAAGACGGCACATTCAGCGTCCTTCCTAAAAAAGAAGTTGCGCAACTTAAAAAAGAACACGAACGCCTTGTGAAATTCCTTGGCGGTATCCGTGATATGAAATCCTTGCCGGATGTCATGTTCGTCGTCGACCCACGCAAAGAGCGCATCGCGGTTGCAGAAGCGATCAAATTGAACATTCCACTCGTTGGAATCGTGGACACGAACTGTGATCCGGACGAAATCGACTACATCATCCCGGCAAACGATGATGCAATCCGTGCAGTACGTCTTTTGACAAGCAAAATGGCTGACGCTTTGATCGAATCCCGTCAAGGTGAAGATGATGAAGTAACTGAAGAGGAAGCCGTAGCTGCAGAGTGA
- the tsf gene encoding translation elongation factor Ts, whose amino-acid sequence MAITAQMVKELREKTGAGMMDCKKALTEVNGDMEAAVDFLREKGLSSAAKKADRIAAEGTTDILVKGNEAVILEVNAETDFVAKNEGFQVLVKELGEYLLSAKPASIEEALESKMESGLSVADHISNAVAKIGEKITLRRFEIRTKTDNDAFGPYLHMGGRIGVLVVLEGTTDEEAAKDVAMHVAALNPKYVSRDQVSEEEVERERKVLTEQALNEGKPENIVAKMVEGRIGKYFEEICVLDQAFVKNSDQKVGEFVKSTGGTLKEFIRYAVGEGIEKREENFADEVMSQVKGN is encoded by the coding sequence ATGGCTATTACAGCACAAATGGTAAAAGAACTACGCGAAAAAACAGGCGCAGGCATGATGGACTGCAAAAAAGCACTAACTGAAGTGAATGGCGACATGGAAGCGGCAGTTGACTTCCTACGTGAGAAAGGCCTTTCCAGTGCAGCGAAAAAAGCAGACCGCATCGCAGCTGAAGGAACGACAGACATCCTAGTTAAAGGAAATGAAGCTGTTATCCTTGAAGTGAACGCAGAAACGGACTTTGTCGCGAAAAACGAAGGCTTCCAAGTACTTGTTAAAGAACTTGGAGAATACTTGCTTTCCGCAAAGCCTGCTTCCATCGAAGAAGCGCTAGAATCTAAAATGGAGAGCGGTCTATCTGTAGCGGACCATATTTCAAATGCTGTCGCGAAAATTGGTGAAAAAATCACTCTTCGCCGTTTTGAAATCCGTACAAAAACTGACAATGACGCATTCGGTCCATACTTGCACATGGGTGGACGCATCGGCGTGCTAGTCGTTTTGGAAGGTACAACAGACGAAGAGGCTGCAAAAGACGTAGCGATGCACGTTGCGGCTCTAAATCCGAAATACGTTTCCCGCGACCAAGTTTCCGAAGAGGAAGTGGAGCGTGAGCGCAAAGTCTTGACAGAACAAGCGTTGAACGAAGGGAAACCTGAAAACATCGTAGCGAAAATGGTCGAAGGCCGCATCGGTAAATATTTCGAAGAGATCTGTGTATTGGATCAGGCTTTCGTTAAAAACTCCGACCAAAAAGTGGGCGAGTTCGTCAAATCGACAGGCGGTACTTTGAAAGAATTCATCCGTTATGCAGTAGGTGAAGGGATTGAAAAACGCGAAGAGAA